The following are encoded together in the Vigna unguiculata cultivar IT97K-499-35 chromosome 2, ASM411807v1, whole genome shotgun sequence genome:
- the LOC114173524 gene encoding myb family transcription factor PHL11 isoform X1, with protein MEGGGGRESYNGVVMTMTRDPKPRLRWTSDLHDRFVDAVTKLGGPDKATPKSVLRLMGLKGLTLYHLKSHLQKYRLGQQARKQNEELNKENSRCSFVNFSNRSSGPNTTYRGDNEGGETPIAEALRHQIEVQKRLEEQLEVQKKLQMRIEAQGKYLQAVLEKAQRTLSLDGSGSIEASRAQLTEFNSALSNFMENMNKDSKENIIEVTDFYNKNHGSAFHYEEVGREQNRDQKPKIEGGSIQFDLNIKGSNDLVSAAGAEMDVNMISYRG; from the exons ATGGAAGGTGGAGGAGGAAGAGAAAGTTATAATGGGGTGGTGATGACTATGACACGAGACCCGAAGCCAAGGCTAAGATGGACATCAGATCTTCATGATCGCTTTGTGGATGCAGTCACAAAGCTTGGTGGCCCCGATA AGGCCACTCCAAAGTCTGTTCTGAGGTTAATGGGGTTGAAAGGCCTCACACTATATCATTTGAAGAGCCATTTACAG AAGTATAGACTTGGACAGCAGGCTCGAAAGCAAAACGAGGAACTGAACAAAGAGAACAGTA gatgttcGTTTGTAAATTTTAGCAATCGTTCTTCAGGGCCTAACACCACTTACAGAGGTGATAATGAAGGGGG AGAAACCCCAATAGCAGAAGCACTGAGGCATCagattgaagttcaaaagagaTTGGAAGAGCAGCTCGAG GTACAGAAGAAGTTGCAGATGAGAATAGAGGCTCAAGGGAAGTATTTGCAAGCAGTGTTAGAGAAAGCTCAGAGAACCCTTTCCTTGGATGGATCAGGAAGTATTGAAGCATCAAGAGCTCAGTTGACTGAATTCAACTCTGCTTTGTCAAATTTCATGGAAAATATGAATAAAGATagcaaagaaaacataatagaaGTGACTGACTTTTATAATAAGAACCATGGCTCAGCTTTCCATTATGAGGAAGTAGGGAGAGAACAAAATAGGGATCAAAAGCCCAAGATTGAAGGGGGTTCAATACAGTTTGACTTAAACATTAAGGGTAGCAATGATCTTGTATCTGCAGCTGGGGCTGAAATGGATGTCAATATGATTTCATATAGGGGTTAA
- the LOC114174030 gene encoding UDP-glucosyl transferase 73B2-like, with the protein MQLYLFSHKTMSFEICIVPFWGQGHLFPCIELCNRLTSRNVNITLIIPSTINTSLPSSLLQHPLIRIAQFPPPPPSDDNLAPELERILANNPTRPVCAIVDIMMTSCSTPVFTKFHIPMVAFFTSAACSAAMELATWKAQPLNLEPGETRLLPGLPENMAITHSDLKPRPHHPHPPPMVGASLHCGGATRFPPPPGKGPPHHGGGFGFPPPPGKGPPKLGGPPPWLDDVRESSAVIINTCDDLERPFIKYITNHIEKPVWGVGPLLPEQYWNSTASPLLDRDVRANRRFSVTEEDVTNWLDSKPRGSVLYVSFGTEVGPTSEENEELGKALESCEEPFIRVIQEGSSSEEGYFGNRGMIIRGWAPQLLILSHPSTGGFLSHCGWNSTVEGVARGVPFMAWPIRGDQYHDAKLVVSHLKVGYMVSDDMSEKITKDHIVRGIEKLMGDKEMKRNAEILSAKFQHGFPGSSVQTLDDFIHHIKH; encoded by the coding sequence ATGCAACTATACTTGTTCAGTCACAAAACAATGTCTTTTGAAATTTGCATTGTACCCTTTTGGGGGCAAGGCCATCTTTTTCCCTGCATCGAGCTATGTAACCGTTTAACATCAAGAAACGTTAACATCACCCTCATCATCCCTTCCACCATTAACACTTCTCTTCCCTCTTCCCTCCTTCAACACCCTCTCATTCGAATCGCCCAGTTCCCACCTCCACCGCCATCCGACGACAACCTAGCGCCGGAGCTCGAACGCATCCTCGCCAACAACCCCACCCGACCCGTTTGCGCCATCGTTGACATCATGATGACCTCCTGCTCCACCCCAGTTTTTACCAAATTCCATATCCCCATGGTAGCCTTCTTCACCTCCGCCGCCTGCTCCGCCGCCATGGAACTCGCCACCTGGAAAGCTCAACCTTTAAACCTCGAACCCGGAGAGACCCGTTTACTCCCCGGATTGCCCGAAAACATGGCAATTACGCATTCGGACCTTAAACCACGACCTCATCATCCTCATCCTCCGCCGATGGTCGGTGCATCGCTGCATTGCGGAGGAGCAACCAGGTTTCCTCCGCCTCCAGGGAAGGGACCACCGCACCACGGCGGAGGATTCGGGTTTCCTCCGCCGCCGGGGAAGGGACCACCTAAACTGGGGGGGCCGCCACCGTGGCTGGATGATGTTCGAGAAAGCAGCGCGGTGATCATCAACACGTGTGATGATCTGGAGCGTCCATTTATTAAATACATAACAAATCATATTGAAAAGCCGGTGTGGGGCGTTGGACCGCTTTTACCAGAGCAGTATTGGAACTCGACCGCTTCACCTCTCTTAGACCGTGACGTCCGGGCGAACCGCCGGTTCAGCGTCACCGAAGAAGATGTGACCAATTGGTTAGATTCAAAGCCACGTGGGTCGGTTCTGTATGTGTCGTTTGGTACAGAGGTGGGTCCCACCTCCGAGGAGAACGAAGAACTCGGTAAAGCCCTGGAGTCATGTGAAGAACCATTCATTCGGGTGATTCAAGAGGGTTCAAGTAGTGAAGAAGGGTATTTTGGGAATAGGGGTATGATAATACGTGGGTGGGCACCACAGTTGTTGATACTGAGTCATCCTTCAACGGGTGGGTTTTTGTCTCATTGTGGATGGAACTCGACGGTGGAGGGTGTTGCACGTGGGGTTCCGTTCATGGCGTGGCCCATTAGAGGTGACCAATACCATGATGCTAAGTTGGTGGTGTCTCATCTTAAGGTGGGTTACATGGTGAGTGATGATATGTCGGAGAAGATAACCAAAGATCATATTGTTAGGGGAATAGAGAAGTTGATGGGCGACAAAGAGATGAAAAGGAATGCTGAGATTCTAAGTGCCAAGTTTCAGCACGGGTTTCCTGGAAGTTCGGTTCAGACTTTAGATGATTTTATTCACCATATCAAGCATTGA
- the LOC114173139 gene encoding bifunctional pinoresinol-lariciresinol reductase 2-like yields the protein MEKSKVLIVGGTGYIGKRMVKASLAEGHQTFVLHRPEIGVDIEKVQLLLSFKEQGARLVSGSFNDHQSLVNAVKLVDVVICAISGVHIRSHQILLQLKLVDAIKEAGNVKRFLPSEFGTDPARMGHALEPGRVTFDDKMVIRKAIEEAGIPFTYISANCFAGYFLGGLCQPGIIMPPRDSVVLYGDGNVKAIYVEEYDIAMYTIKSIDDPRTLNKTVYIRPPENILSQREVVQIWEKLIGKELQKSSISAEQLLSSMEGQPYEQQVGIVHYYHVCFEGCLTNFEIGEEGLEACELYPEVKYTTVEDYMKRYV from the exons ATGGAAAAGAGCAAAGTTCTTATTGTCGGTGGAACTGGCTACATAGGGAAAAGGATGGTGAAGGCAAGTTTAGCTGAAGGACACCAAACATTTGTTCTTCACAGGCCAGAGATTGGTGTTGACATTGAGAAAGTTCAGCTTCTCTTGTCATTCAAGGAACAAGGGGCAAGACTTGTGTCAGGTTCCTTTAATGATCATCAGAGCCTGGTGAATGCTGTGAAACTGGTTGATGTTGTCATTTGTGCCATATCTGGTGTTCATATCCGCAGCCACCAAATTCTCCTCCAACTTAAACTTGTTGATGCAATAAAAGAAGCTGGAAATGTCAAG AGATTTTTGCCTTCAGAGTTTGGGACTGATCCTGCAAGAATGGGACATGCATTGGAGCCTGGAAGAGTAACATTTGATGACAAAATGGTTATAAGAAAAGCTATTGAAGAGGCTGGAATACCATTCACCTATATTTCTGCTAATTGTTTTGCTGGTTACTTTCTTGGAGGGTTGTGTCAGCCTGGCATTATAATGCCCCCAAGGGATTCTGTGGTCTTGTATGGAGATGGAAACGTAAAGG CGATCTATGTGGAAGAATATGATATAGCCATGTACACTATCAAAAGCATAGATGACCCCAGAACTCTAAACAAAACAGTTTACATTAGGCCACCAGAAAACATACTGTCCCAGAGAGAAGTTGTTCAAATTTGGGAGAAACTGATTGGGAAAGAGTTGCAGAAATCTTCAATTTCTGCAGAACAGCTTTTGAGTTCCATGGAAG GACAACCTTATGAACAGCAAGTAGGAATTGTACATTACTACCATGTTTGCTTTGAAGGCTGTCTCACAAATTTTGAGATTGGAGAAGAAGGGCTTGAAGCTTGTGAATTGTATCCTGAAGTAAAGTACACCACTGTTGAAGACTACATGAAACGCTATGTATAG
- the LOC114173524 gene encoding myb family transcription factor PHL11 isoform X2 codes for MEGGGGRESYNGVVMTMTRDPKPRLRWTSDLHDRFVDAVTKLGGPDKATPKSVLRLMGLKGLTLYHLKSHLQKYRLGQQARKQNEELNKENRCSFVNFSNRSSGPNTTYRGDNEGGETPIAEALRHQIEVQKRLEEQLEVQKKLQMRIEAQGKYLQAVLEKAQRTLSLDGSGSIEASRAQLTEFNSALSNFMENMNKDSKENIIEVTDFYNKNHGSAFHYEEVGREQNRDQKPKIEGGSIQFDLNIKGSNDLVSAAGAEMDVNMISYRG; via the exons ATGGAAGGTGGAGGAGGAAGAGAAAGTTATAATGGGGTGGTGATGACTATGACACGAGACCCGAAGCCAAGGCTAAGATGGACATCAGATCTTCATGATCGCTTTGTGGATGCAGTCACAAAGCTTGGTGGCCCCGATA AGGCCACTCCAAAGTCTGTTCTGAGGTTAATGGGGTTGAAAGGCCTCACACTATATCATTTGAAGAGCCATTTACAG AAGTATAGACTTGGACAGCAGGCTCGAAAGCAAAACGAGGAACTGAACAAAGAGAACA gatgttcGTTTGTAAATTTTAGCAATCGTTCTTCAGGGCCTAACACCACTTACAGAGGTGATAATGAAGGGGG AGAAACCCCAATAGCAGAAGCACTGAGGCATCagattgaagttcaaaagagaTTGGAAGAGCAGCTCGAG GTACAGAAGAAGTTGCAGATGAGAATAGAGGCTCAAGGGAAGTATTTGCAAGCAGTGTTAGAGAAAGCTCAGAGAACCCTTTCCTTGGATGGATCAGGAAGTATTGAAGCATCAAGAGCTCAGTTGACTGAATTCAACTCTGCTTTGTCAAATTTCATGGAAAATATGAATAAAGATagcaaagaaaacataatagaaGTGACTGACTTTTATAATAAGAACCATGGCTCAGCTTTCCATTATGAGGAAGTAGGGAGAGAACAAAATAGGGATCAAAAGCCCAAGATTGAAGGGGGTTCAATACAGTTTGACTTAAACATTAAGGGTAGCAATGATCTTGTATCTGCAGCTGGGGCTGAAATGGATGTCAATATGATTTCATATAGGGGTTAA
- the LOC114174031 gene encoding protein LOW PSII ACCUMULATION 3, chloroplastic isoform X1: MVLSSSMILSNSPFASPSLPTSTSAKLETFSLKNDGVIRVRGVHASSVAPRNRKLSTCSASRDGNASVETDAPFPADYSELLEQAKVAVNLAMKDNRQLMEIEFPTAGLGSVPGDGEGGIEMTESMQLIREFCDRLIIPEKVTRTRIFFPEANEVDFARQSVFSGSSLKLDYLTKPSFFEDFGFVEKVKMSDRVKTEDELFLVAYPYFNVNEILVVEELYKEAVLNTERKLIVFNGELDRIRSGYYPPFFYPKLGALTKTFLPMMETVYYIHNFKGRNGGTLFRSYPGPWKVLRRVGPRKYVCLHQQDSMPSLKEVALEILPSA, encoded by the exons ATGGTTTTATCCAGTTCCATGATTCTCTCTAATTCTCCCTTTGCATCCCCTTCTCTTCCAACTTCAACG AGTGCCAAGTTGGAAACTTTTTCCCTGAAAAATGATGGGGTCATCAGAGTTAGAGGAGTTCATGCTTCTTCAGTGGCACCCAGAAACCGAAAATTATCAACATGTTCTGCATCGAGAGATGGAAATGCCTCTGTTGAAACTGATGCGCCTTTCCCTGCTGATTACTCTGAGCTTCTGGAACAA GCAAAAGTAGCTGTGAATTTGGCTATGAAAGATAACAGACAGCTAATG GAGATTGAGTTTCCCACAGCTGGACTCGGGTCTGTGCCAG GTGATGGGGAAGGTGGAATTGAAATGACTGAGAGCATGCAATTGATTCGGGAATTTTGTGACCGCTTAATTATTCCAGAGAAAGTCACACGAACAAGAATA TTTTTCCCAGAGGCTAATGAAGTTGACTTTGCTAGACAATCAGTGTTTAGTGGATCTTCTTTAAAGTTGGACTATTTGACCAAACCTTCATTTTTtgaagattttggttttgttgagAAAGTGAAAATGTCAGACAGAGTGAAGACAGAAGATGAACTTTTCTTGGTTGCATATCCATATTTTAATGTCAATG AGATACTTGTTGTGGAAGAACTTTATAAAGAGGCAGTCTTGAACACAGAACGAAAACTGATTGTTTTCAATGGAGAACTTGATCGCATAAGATCTGGAT attaTCCACCATTCTTCTACCCAAAGCTTGGTGCACTCACGAAGACCTTTCTACCTATGATGGAAACTGTGTATTACATTCACAACTTCAAGGGCCGCAATGGAGGAACACTTTTTAG GAGTTATCCAGGACCCTGGAAGGTCCTGAGAAGAGTGGGGCCCAGGAAATATGTTTGTCTACATCAGCAGGATAGCATGCCATCCCTCAAGGAAGTTGCTCTTGAGATTCTTCCATCTGCATAA
- the LOC114173524 gene encoding myb family transcription factor PHL11 isoform X3, producing the protein MLVKVSALSENDINLKWFVFCSEATPKSVLRLMGLKGLTLYHLKSHLQKYRLGQQARKQNEELNKENSRCSFVNFSNRSSGPNTTYRGDNEGGETPIAEALRHQIEVQKRLEEQLEVQKKLQMRIEAQGKYLQAVLEKAQRTLSLDGSGSIEASRAQLTEFNSALSNFMENMNKDSKENIIEVTDFYNKNHGSAFHYEEVGREQNRDQKPKIEGGSIQFDLNIKGSNDLVSAAGAEMDVNMISYRG; encoded by the exons ATGCTGGTGAAGGTTTCTGCTCTGTCAGAAAACGACATTAATCTGAAATGGTTTGTTTTTTGTTCAGAGGCCACTCCAAAGTCTGTTCTGAGGTTAATGGGGTTGAAAGGCCTCACACTATATCATTTGAAGAGCCATTTACAG AAGTATAGACTTGGACAGCAGGCTCGAAAGCAAAACGAGGAACTGAACAAAGAGAACAGTA gatgttcGTTTGTAAATTTTAGCAATCGTTCTTCAGGGCCTAACACCACTTACAGAGGTGATAATGAAGGGGG AGAAACCCCAATAGCAGAAGCACTGAGGCATCagattgaagttcaaaagagaTTGGAAGAGCAGCTCGAG GTACAGAAGAAGTTGCAGATGAGAATAGAGGCTCAAGGGAAGTATTTGCAAGCAGTGTTAGAGAAAGCTCAGAGAACCCTTTCCTTGGATGGATCAGGAAGTATTGAAGCATCAAGAGCTCAGTTGACTGAATTCAACTCTGCTTTGTCAAATTTCATGGAAAATATGAATAAAGATagcaaagaaaacataatagaaGTGACTGACTTTTATAATAAGAACCATGGCTCAGCTTTCCATTATGAGGAAGTAGGGAGAGAACAAAATAGGGATCAAAAGCCCAAGATTGAAGGGGGTTCAATACAGTTTGACTTAAACATTAAGGGTAGCAATGATCTTGTATCTGCAGCTGGGGCTGAAATGGATGTCAATATGATTTCATATAGGGGTTAA
- the LOC114174031 gene encoding uncharacterized protein LOC114174031 isoform X2 has protein sequence MVLSSSMILSNSPFASPSLPTSTSAKLETFSLKNDGVIRVRGVHASSVAPRNRKLSTCSASRDGNASVETDAPFPADYSELLEQAKVAVNLAMKDNRQLMEIEFPTAGLGSVPGDGEGGIEMTESMQLIREFCDRLIIPEKVTRTRIFFPEANEVDFARQSVFSGSSLKLDYLTKPSFFEDFGFVEKVKMSDRVKTEDELFLVAYPYFNVNEILVVEELYKEAVLNTERKLIVFNGELDRIRSGYYPPFFYPKLGALTKTFLPMMETVYYIHNFKGRNGGTLFRSAS, from the exons ATGGTTTTATCCAGTTCCATGATTCTCTCTAATTCTCCCTTTGCATCCCCTTCTCTTCCAACTTCAACG AGTGCCAAGTTGGAAACTTTTTCCCTGAAAAATGATGGGGTCATCAGAGTTAGAGGAGTTCATGCTTCTTCAGTGGCACCCAGAAACCGAAAATTATCAACATGTTCTGCATCGAGAGATGGAAATGCCTCTGTTGAAACTGATGCGCCTTTCCCTGCTGATTACTCTGAGCTTCTGGAACAA GCAAAAGTAGCTGTGAATTTGGCTATGAAAGATAACAGACAGCTAATG GAGATTGAGTTTCCCACAGCTGGACTCGGGTCTGTGCCAG GTGATGGGGAAGGTGGAATTGAAATGACTGAGAGCATGCAATTGATTCGGGAATTTTGTGACCGCTTAATTATTCCAGAGAAAGTCACACGAACAAGAATA TTTTTCCCAGAGGCTAATGAAGTTGACTTTGCTAGACAATCAGTGTTTAGTGGATCTTCTTTAAAGTTGGACTATTTGACCAAACCTTCATTTTTtgaagattttggttttgttgagAAAGTGAAAATGTCAGACAGAGTGAAGACAGAAGATGAACTTTTCTTGGTTGCATATCCATATTTTAATGTCAATG AGATACTTGTTGTGGAAGAACTTTATAAAGAGGCAGTCTTGAACACAGAACGAAAACTGATTGTTTTCAATGGAGAACTTGATCGCATAAGATCTGGAT attaTCCACCATTCTTCTACCCAAAGCTTGGTGCACTCACGAAGACCTTTCTACCTATGATGGAAACTGTGTATTACATTCACAACTTCAAGGGCCGCAATGGAGGAACACTTTTTAGGTCCGCTAGCTAA
- the LOC114172991 gene encoding dihydroneopterin aldolase 2-like, whose protein sequence is MESDAPACGDKLVLRGLSFYGFHGAKPEERKLGQKFVVDIDAWMDLATAGKTDHLSDTVSYTAIYDVAKEVLEGSPHNLLESVAQKIAITTLTNHKEIFAVRVKVGKPHVAVQGPVDYLGVEIHRRRSDLSG, encoded by the exons ATGGAATCTGATGCACCGGCATGTGGAGACAAACTCGTACTTAGGGGATTGTCATTCTATGGTTTTCATGGAGCAAAACCAGAAGAAAGGAAACTGGGCCAGAAGTTTGTGGTAGATATAGATGCTTGGATGGATCTCGCAACTGCTGGCAAAACTGATCACTTGTCAGATACAGTTAGTTACACAGCAATATATGA TGTAGCTAAGGAAGTTCTTGAAGGGTCACCTCACAACCTTCTGGAATCAGTGGCCCAAAAAATTGCAATAACTACTCTGACAAATCATAAAGAAATTTTTGCTGTTCGAGTGAAGGTTGGGAAGCCTCATGTGGCGGTTCAAGGTCCTGTTGATTACTTAGGCGTTGAGATTCATAGACGAAGAAGCGATTTATCAGGCTAa
- the LOC114173523 gene encoding isoflavone reductase homolog has translation MGKSKVLVVGGTGYVGRRIVKASLEQGHETYVLQRPELGLDIEKLQMLLSFKKQGAHLVEASFSDHQSLVDAVKLVDVVICTMSGVHFRSHNLLLQLQLVEAIKVAGNVKRFLPSEFGMDPALMGHALEPGRVTFDEKMTVRKAIEDANIPFTYISANCFAGYFVGNLSQMGTLLPPRGKVILYGDGNVKAVFMDEDDVATYTIKTIDDPRTLNKTVYLRPPENILSQRQLIEKWEKLTGKQLEKSSINEQDFLASMKGLDYAGQVGLGHFYHVFYEGCLTNFEIGEGGEEASALYPEVNYTRMDEYLKVYV, from the exons ATGGGAAAGAGCAAGGTTCTTGTTGTGGGGGGAACTGGGTATGTGGGAAGGAGGATAGTGAAGGCAAGTCTAGAACAAGGGCATGAAACCTATGTTCTTCAACGTCCAGAGTTAGGGTTAGATATTGAGAAGTTGCAGATGCTGCTTTCATTCAAGAAGCAAGGTGCTCATCTTGTGGAGGCTTCTTTTTCTGATCACCAGAGTTTGGTGGATGCTGTGAAACTTGTCGATGTTGTCATTTGCACCATGTCTGGGGTTCATTTTCGCTCTCACAACTTGTTGTTGCAGCTTCAACTTGTTGAGGCCATCAAAGTTGCAGGAAATGTCAAG CGTTTTCTGCCTTCAGAATTTGGCATGGACCCTGCACTTATGGGGCATGCACTTGAACCAGGAAGAGTGACATTCGATGAGAAAATGACCGTAAGGAAAGCAATTGAAGATGCCAATATCCCTTTCACTTACATCTCTGCTAACTGCTTCGCTGGCTACTTCGTTGGTAACCTGTCTCAAATGGGGACTCTCCTCCCTCCACGAGGCAAGGTCATTCTCTATGGTGATGGCAATGTCAAAG CTGTTTTCATGGATGAAGATGATGTTGCAACATACACAATCAAGACAATTGATGATCCTCGAACGCTGAACAAGACTGTGTACCTAAGACCACCAGAAAACATTCTCAGTCAAAGACAGCTAATTGAGAAGTGGGAGAAGCTCACAGGGAAGCAACTAGAGAAGTCCAGCATAAATGAACAAGATTTTCTTGCTTCCATGAAAG GGTTGGACTATGCAGGCCAAGTGGGGTTGGGGCATTTCTACCATGTTTTCTATGAAGGGTGTTTGACAAACTTTGAAATAGGAGAAGGTGGAGAAGAAGCTTCAGCACTTTATCCAGAGGTGAACTACACTCGCATGGATGAATACCTTAAAGTGTATGTGTGA